DNA from Aliarcobacter skirrowii CCUG 10374:
ACAAATTCATCCAAGACATACAAAAAAGTTCAAAAAAGAGATTTTTGGAAAAAGTATATACTCAATTTTTGATTTAAAAAAAGAGTTAGGAGTAATCACAAATGACCTACACAACTATTTTGAAAAAGAGGCTGGATATTTAACTGGTTTTGAGGTAGTTTTAAGTGGATTTTATAGCTCAATAGGAGTATTTACTCATCAAGATTTTACAAAAGAGCAGATAAAAAAAGCTCTTGAAGTTATGAATTTCTTAGATATTTTTGATTTAAAAGATAAAAAAGTATCTTCTATGAGTACTGGACAACTTCGAAAATGTATAGTTGCAAGAGCTTTAATTCACAATCCAAAGGCTTTTGTACTAGATGAACCAACAGTTGGGCTTGATATAAAAGCACAAATAAATTTTATAAAAATGTTAGAAAAGCTATCTTCAAATGCAACTATAATTTTAGTAACACACCACCTTGAAGAGATTTTTCCTCAAATAAAAAATGTAGCTTTAATCTATAATCAAACAATTTATAAGTGTGGTAAAAAAGATGAGATTTTAACTAGCGAAAATTTAAGTACAATTTTTGATACAAATTTAGTAGTAAAAAGTAAAAACCAAAGATATTTTATTGAGGAGATAGTATGAAAAAAATAGCCAAAATTCTAAGTGCTTTAGTAGTTTTTTATCTATTATTGGGATTTTTTTTAGTTCCTTTTATTGCCAAAAAACTTATTATTTCAAATTTAGATAAAACCTTAGTTACAACAACAAAAATTGATAAAATATACTTCAATCCACTTAGCTTTGAACTAAATATTAAAAATTTTGCTTTAATATATGAAGAAGATACTATTTTCTCATTAAAAAATCTATATATTGATATAGCAACTTTAAAATCCCTAGAAGAGAGACATTTAAGAGTAAGAGATATAACTTTAGATGAAGCATACATAAATATTGTTGATAATAATGCAGAGATAAATTTTGCACACTTATTAAAAGAGAATGAAAAGAGTTTAGAAA
Protein-coding regions in this window:
- a CDS encoding ABC transporter ATP-binding protein; this translates as MYIIDFENIDVGYDENIVLKNINLKIKSGEHFAILGANGSGKSTLMKLIQSQIHPRHTKKFKKEIFGKSIYSIFDLKKELGVITNDLHNYFEKEAGYLTGFEVVLSGFYSSIGVFTHQDFTKEQIKKALEVMNFLDIFDLKDKKVSSMSTGQLRKCIVARALIHNPKAFVLDEPTVGLDIKAQINFIKMLEKLSSNATIILVTHHLEEIFPQIKNVALIYNQTIYKCGKKDEILTSENLSTIFDTNLVVKSKNQRYFIEEIV